The following proteins come from a genomic window of Pyxidicoccus sp. MSG2:
- a CDS encoding NAD(P)H-quinone oxidoreductase yields MPTTEAAMRAVVLEEFGGPEVIRLAEVPRPRPGPRQLRVRVRAAALNRGDTVQRSGGYPLPPGIKSPRMGIEVAGEVEAVGAEVRGFTPGQRVFGLVDGGGYAEACLMEEGMAIPMPDGWSFVNAAATPEAFITAHESLVELGGLRKGQSVLIHAGGSGIGTACIQVAHAVGAKVFVTVSTEEKRRRCLELGADAGVLRTERNFAREVPTLNGNAGVDLVVDFVGGAALERNLSVLKFGGCVLLLGMLEGMSAELDLRQVVMRRLQLKGMALRPLPPEEKAAVTRRFRERWLPELVAGRVRPIIDSTFPLERAADAHRRMESNASFGKIVLEV; encoded by the coding sequence ATGCCAACTACTGAAGCGGCCATGCGGGCGGTGGTGCTGGAGGAGTTCGGCGGGCCGGAGGTCATCCGGCTGGCGGAGGTGCCCCGTCCGCGGCCGGGCCCCCGCCAGCTCCGCGTGCGCGTGCGTGCCGCCGCCCTGAATCGCGGGGACACGGTGCAGCGCAGCGGCGGCTACCCGCTGCCTCCCGGCATCAAGAGCCCGCGCATGGGCATCGAGGTGGCGGGCGAGGTGGAGGCGGTGGGCGCCGAGGTGCGCGGCTTCACCCCGGGCCAGCGCGTCTTCGGCCTGGTGGACGGCGGCGGCTACGCCGAGGCGTGCCTCATGGAGGAGGGGATGGCCATCCCCATGCCGGACGGCTGGTCCTTCGTGAACGCCGCGGCCACGCCGGAGGCCTTCATCACCGCGCACGAGTCGCTGGTGGAGCTGGGCGGCCTGCGCAAGGGCCAGTCCGTGCTCATCCACGCGGGCGGCAGCGGGATTGGCACCGCCTGCATCCAGGTGGCGCATGCGGTGGGCGCGAAGGTGTTCGTCACCGTGAGCACCGAGGAGAAGCGGCGCCGGTGCCTGGAGCTGGGGGCCGACGCGGGCGTGCTGCGCACGGAGCGCAACTTCGCCCGCGAGGTGCCGACGCTCAATGGCAACGCGGGCGTGGACCTGGTGGTGGACTTCGTGGGCGGCGCGGCGCTGGAGCGCAACCTGTCCGTCCTGAAGTTCGGTGGGTGCGTGCTGCTGCTGGGCATGCTGGAGGGGATGAGCGCGGAGCTGGATTTGCGACAGGTGGTCATGCGCCGCCTGCAGCTCAAGGGCATGGCGCTGCGCCCGCTGCCGCCGGAGGAGAAGGCGGCCGTCACCCGGCGCTTTCGCGAGCGGTGGCTGCCGGAGCTGGTCGCCGGGCGCGTGCGCCCCATCATCGACTCCACCTTCCCGCTGGAGCGCGCGGCGGACGCGCACCGGCGCATGGAGTCCAACGCCAGCTTCGGGAAGATCGTCCTGGAGGTGTAG
- a CDS encoding HpcH/HpaI aldolase/citrate lyase family protein, whose protein sequence is MPLPIPSRTYLVTPALDPTRFDKAAAVGADVGLLDLEDGVPGALKAEARRLAVDHLCRTRPRGPMTVRINSLRTVDGLRDVLALLDADAQPDAILLPKVESPVELQQLDELLGERIPDAVLLAIIETPRGVSAVDAIAGATPRLRGLIFGAADLSSQLGVPMTWEPMLYARSRIAMAAGLAGLAAIDSPFFDLEDPEGLAEETRRARALGFTAKIVIHPDQVDLIHEALRPTARMVDHARRVLAQADDGKGGIHLVGGNMVGPPLVAAARRVLASVKLEEALEPVALRTSAGRGDT, encoded by the coding sequence ATGCCGTTGCCCATTCCCAGCAGGACCTACCTCGTGACTCCCGCCCTGGACCCCACGCGCTTCGACAAGGCGGCGGCGGTGGGGGCGGACGTGGGGTTGCTCGACCTGGAGGACGGTGTGCCCGGGGCCCTCAAGGCCGAGGCGCGCCGGCTCGCCGTCGACCACCTCTGTCGCACCCGCCCCAGGGGCCCCATGACGGTGCGCATCAACAGCCTGCGCACCGTGGACGGCCTGCGGGACGTGCTCGCCCTGCTGGACGCGGACGCCCAGCCCGACGCCATCCTGCTGCCCAAGGTGGAGTCGCCCGTGGAGTTGCAGCAGCTCGACGAGCTGCTCGGCGAGCGCATCCCGGACGCCGTGCTGCTGGCCATCATCGAGACGCCCCGGGGCGTGTCGGCGGTGGACGCCATCGCCGGTGCCACGCCCCGGCTGCGGGGCCTCATCTTCGGCGCGGCGGACCTGTCGTCGCAGCTCGGCGTGCCGATGACGTGGGAGCCCATGCTGTACGCGCGCTCACGCATCGCCATGGCCGCGGGCCTCGCCGGGCTGGCCGCCATCGACTCGCCCTTCTTCGACCTGGAGGACCCGGAGGGCCTGGCGGAGGAGACGCGCCGGGCGCGCGCGCTGGGCTTCACCGCGAAGATCGTCATCCACCCGGACCAGGTGGACCTCATCCACGAGGCGCTCCGTCCCACCGCCCGCATGGTGGACCACGCACGGCGCGTGCTGGCCCAGGCGGATGACGGGAAGGGTGGCATCCACCTCGTGGGTGGCAACATGGTGGGCCCTCCGCTGGTGGCGGCCGCGCGGCGGGTGCTGGCGAGCGTGAAGCTGGAGGAGGCCCTGGAGCCCGTCGCGCTGCGCACGAGCGCCGGCAGGGGAGACACATGA
- a CDS encoding MaoC/PaaZ C-terminal domain-containing protein — translation MKKMVTAHKKVGKQRYRETHGLYYEDFEVGDVFEHRPGRTLTDVDNIWQSLLCLNTHPLHIDAVYASKTEWKRPLMSSLVTLAIVGGMSLNSTSAKGVANLGWDKVRLTAPVFVGDTIYAESRVLDKRMSKSRKTQGVVSVETKGVKADGTVFMTFERSFLVPLRKHAVDVDANY, via the coding sequence ATGAAGAAGATGGTCACCGCCCACAAGAAGGTGGGCAAGCAGCGCTACCGCGAGACGCACGGCCTCTATTACGAGGACTTCGAGGTGGGCGACGTGTTCGAGCACCGGCCCGGGCGCACCCTCACCGACGTGGACAACATCTGGCAGTCGCTGCTGTGCCTCAACACGCACCCGCTCCACATCGACGCGGTGTACGCCAGCAAGACGGAGTGGAAGCGGCCGCTGATGTCGAGCCTGGTGACGCTGGCCATCGTTGGAGGTATGAGCCTCAACAGCACCAGCGCCAAGGGCGTGGCCAACCTGGGCTGGGACAAGGTCCGTCTCACCGCCCCCGTCTTCGTGGGCGACACCATCTACGCGGAGAGCCGCGTGCTGGACAAACGCATGTCGAAGTCGCGCAAGACGCAGGGCGTGGTCTCCGTGGAGACGAAGGGCGTGAAGGCGGACGGCACCGTCTTCATGACCTTCGAGCGTTCCTTCCTGGTGCCGCTGCGCAAGCACGCGGTGGACGTCGATGCCAACTACTGA
- a CDS encoding aminotransferase class I/II-fold pyridoxal phosphate-dependent enzyme: MEEKNRYRNTESMIVHGNPSFQAAKEAGLLDLSVRNTGRGSLELPDGREFINMCSCSYLGLDSHPDVLEGAIDALRREKTMDMAISRLRVRVSILDELEEELSRLWRAKTVVTTTASAASAGLLPLIASGHLLPEKQKPVLVFDKAAHFSMNLIKPICADETEVLTSPHNDLDFLEDVCRKHARVAYVADGFYSMGGAAVVKELLALQDRYGLFLYFDDSHSLSLYGTSGEGFVRTLIGGEVGPRTIIIGSLGKGFGTAGGAVMLGAAHHTDLVGRFAGPLGWSQSLCIPAIGAGLGSARLHGSAELSKRQQALRANIRAFDERIPTRTTGEDFPIKVIEVGPEAAAVERSRRMLERGFYTSAVFFPIVPRGRAGLRIMLRANLSRDDVQRLCDAVQEVSAPVA; the protein is encoded by the coding sequence ATGGAAGAGAAGAACCGCTACCGCAACACGGAGTCGATGATCGTCCACGGCAATCCCTCCTTCCAGGCGGCGAAGGAGGCGGGGCTCCTGGACCTGTCGGTGCGCAACACCGGACGGGGCTCGCTCGAGCTGCCGGACGGCCGCGAGTTCATCAACATGTGCTCCTGCTCGTACCTGGGGCTGGACTCGCACCCCGACGTGCTCGAGGGCGCGATTGACGCGCTCCGCCGCGAGAAGACCATGGACATGGCCATCTCCCGGCTGCGGGTGCGCGTGTCCATCCTGGACGAGCTGGAGGAGGAGCTGTCCCGCCTCTGGCGCGCGAAGACGGTGGTCACCACCACGGCCAGCGCCGCCAGCGCGGGGCTGTTGCCGCTCATCGCCTCGGGGCACCTGCTGCCCGAGAAGCAGAAGCCGGTGCTCGTCTTCGACAAGGCGGCGCACTTCTCGATGAACCTCATCAAGCCCATCTGCGCGGACGAGACGGAGGTGCTCACGTCGCCGCACAACGACCTGGACTTCCTGGAGGACGTCTGCCGCAAGCACGCGCGCGTGGCCTACGTGGCGGACGGCTTCTACTCCATGGGCGGCGCGGCGGTGGTGAAGGAGCTGCTCGCGCTGCAGGACCGCTACGGCCTGTTCCTCTACTTCGACGATTCGCACTCCCTCTCGCTCTACGGCACGTCGGGCGAGGGCTTCGTGCGGACGCTGATTGGAGGCGAGGTGGGGCCGCGCACCATCATCATCGGTTCGCTGGGCAAGGGCTTCGGCACGGCGGGTGGGGCGGTGATGCTCGGCGCGGCCCACCACACGGACCTGGTGGGGCGCTTCGCCGGGCCGCTGGGCTGGTCGCAGAGCCTGTGCATCCCCGCCATCGGCGCCGGCCTGGGCTCCGCGCGCCTGCACGGGTCGGCGGAGCTGTCGAAGCGGCAGCAGGCGCTGCGCGCCAACATCCGCGCCTTCGACGAGCGCATCCCCACGCGCACCACGGGCGAGGACTTCCCCATCAAGGTCATCGAGGTGGGCCCCGAGGCCGCGGCGGTGGAGCGCTCGCGCCGGATGCTGGAGCGGGGCTTCTACACGTCGGCCGTGTTCTTCCCCATCGTCCCCAGGGGGCGGGCGGGCCTGCGCATCATGCTGCGCGCCAACCTGTCCCGGGACGACGTGCAGCGATTGTGTGACGCCGTGCAGGAAGTGTCAGCGCCGGTGGCTTGA